The genomic region TGATAATACTGATGTAAGCAGGGATATAGTTTTTGAAATTGCAAAGGAATTTAAATATATTACAGTTTTAGGGGAAAATAAAGAGTTTGTTAATGAATTAGCAGATGATATTCTAAATGAAAATGGACTTTCTATATATACAACAATAAGATCTATCAGAAAGTTGAACAAATATAATATAATCGTTAATTTGAATAACAATTTAAAATTAAAGGTATTAGATATTTGTGATGATAGTATTATATTCGATTTTAGTGTTGAAAGAGTAATGCTTAAAGAAATAAATAAAACAAAAAAGATGGTAGCAGTAATAACTGACTTTATATTTAAAAGGAATCAGGATATAAAAAGTTTGCCATCAGGGTATGAGTTTGATAAAGAAATACCTGCACATTTTTATCAAAGTATACAGATGCCTAATTCTAGAGATTTAGTGAAAATTGAGATTAACAATAAAAGATATAGGTTTAAAGAAGCTAGAAAAATGTTCTTTGGGCATGTATAGGTACAATTATAACTATTATAACTATGTGCGAATTTGAACTAAATAAGTTTATTAACCTCTTGACAATGTTATATACCTAAATTATAATAGTCATCATACAAAAGATGGGTATGGCACTGTAAAAAATTTACGGTGCTTATTATTTAAGACAAACAATAATAAAAATTATCAAGATTAGATAAAATTGGTTATGAAGGGGAGAGAGCAAAGTGGCAGATAAAGAAGTGGTTTTAACCGTAGAAGGGTTAAAAAAGATTGAAGATGAATTAGAGTATCTTAAAACGGTTAGAAGAAAAGAGGTAGCCGAAAGAATTAAGCATGCACTTGCTTTTGGAGATATCAGTGAGAACTCAGAGTACGATGAAGCAAAGAATGAACAAGCACAATTAGAGGAGAGAATAGCTAAATTAGAAGGAATATTAAGAACAGCTAGGATTATAGACGATGAGGATATTAACTTAGAGACGGTAAGTATAGGCACTAAAGTTAAGGTTAAAGATTTAGAATTTGATGAGGAAATAGAATATACTATTGTAGGTTCAGCAGAAGCAGATCCATACGAAGGTAAGATTTCTAATGAATCACCTGTAGGGGAAGCTTTAATTGGAAGGAAAATAGGAGAAATAGTAGAGGTACAGGTTCCAGATGGGGTTATTAGGTATGAGGTACTAGAGATAACTAGGTAATTTGGAGGTGCATTGAATGGTATATGAAGAAAGTAATCTTAATGAAATGCTAAGGCTTAGGAGAGAAAAACTTAATAAACTTAGAGAAGTAGGAAGAGACCCATTTAAGATAGAAAAATATGAAGTAACTCATCATAGTAAATATATTATTGATAATTTTGATGAAATGGAAGGAAAGTTTGTTTCGATAGCAGGTAGGATTATGTCTAAAAGAGGACATGGTAAAGCAAGTTTTATCGATATACAAGATAGTGAAGGCAGAATTCAAGTATTTGTAAAGGTTAATTTAATTGGAGAAGAAGAATACGAATTCTTTAAAACTTATGATATTGGAGATATAATTGGCGTAAAGGGAGAAGTATTTAAAACAAAGAAAGGCGAAATTTCTGTAAAAGCGCAAGAAATCGTATTACTTACTAAATCATTGCAAATATTACCTGAGAAGTTCCATGGGCTTAAAGATCCAGATTTAAGATATAGACAGAGATATGTAGATTTGATTGTAAATCCAGAAGTGAAGCAAACATTTATTTTAAGGTCAAAAATAATAAAAGCAGTTAGAGAATATTTAGATAATAGAGGCTTCTTAGAAGTTGACACACCAATTTTGAACACTATAGCTGGTGGTGCGGCTGCTAGGCCATTTATCACTCATCATAACACTTTAGATATAGATATGTACTTAAGAATTGCAAATGAGCTGTATTTAAAAAGATTAATAGTAGGTGGCTTTGATAAGGTTTATGAAATGGGCAGAATGTTTAGAAATGAAGGAATGTCAATAAAACATAATCCTGAATATACTGCCATTGAATTATACCAGGCTTATGCTGATTATGAAGATATGATGAAATTAACTGAAAATTTAGTTGCGTATGTTGCAGAAAAAGCGTTAGGAACAACTAAAATAAATTATCAAGGTAAAGAAATAGATTTAACACCACCATGGAATAGAATGAGTATGGAAGAGGCAGTAAAGAAATATGCAGGGGTAGACTTTAGTGAAATAAATACGGATGAAGAAGCATTAAAAATAGCAGAAGAAAAAGGAATAGAAATAAAGCCAGGAATGACTAGAGGCCATGTAATAAATGAGCTATTTGAAGAGTATGCAGAGGAACATTTAGTTCAGCCTACTTTTATTACACATCATCCAGTAGAGGTATCACCATTAGCTAAGAGAAATCCTGATAACCCAAGGATAACTAATAGATTTGAAGCATTTGTTAATACATGGGAGATAGCTAATGCATTTTCTGAATTAAACGATCCAATAGATCAAAGACAGAGATTTATTGAACAATTAAAACAAAGAGAAGCAGGTGACGATGAAGCTCATATGATGGATACTGATTTCCTAAATGCTCTAGAGGTAGGTTTACCACCAACTGGAGGACTAGGTATAGGTATAGATAGATTGATAATGATTTTAACTAATCAGTCATCAATCAGAGATGTTATACTATTCCCAACTATGAAGCCTATTGAAAATAAATAATTATATTTAGTTCAAGCTAAGAGTTGAAATACTCTTAGCTTTTTTAAATGTATTTGATATTATGAAAAATGTTCTTGACTAATGAAAAATTTTGTGGTAAATTATTTCTTGCCGTTGAGGAAAAGGCAAAAGAAA from Caloranaerobacter sp. TR13 harbors:
- the greA gene encoding transcription elongation factor GreA; translated protein: MADKEVVLTVEGLKKIEDELEYLKTVRRKEVAERIKHALAFGDISENSEYDEAKNEQAQLEERIAKLEGILRTARIIDDEDINLETVSIGTKVKVKDLEFDEEIEYTIVGSAEADPYEGKISNESPVGEALIGRKIGEIVEVQVPDGVIRYEVLEITR
- the lysS gene encoding lysine--tRNA ligase, with amino-acid sequence MVYEESNLNEMLRLRREKLNKLREVGRDPFKIEKYEVTHHSKYIIDNFDEMEGKFVSIAGRIMSKRGHGKASFIDIQDSEGRIQVFVKVNLIGEEEYEFFKTYDIGDIIGVKGEVFKTKKGEISVKAQEIVLLTKSLQILPEKFHGLKDPDLRYRQRYVDLIVNPEVKQTFILRSKIIKAVREYLDNRGFLEVDTPILNTIAGGAAARPFITHHNTLDIDMYLRIANELYLKRLIVGGFDKVYEMGRMFRNEGMSIKHNPEYTAIELYQAYADYEDMMKLTENLVAYVAEKALGTTKINYQGKEIDLTPPWNRMSMEEAVKKYAGVDFSEINTDEEALKIAEEKGIEIKPGMTRGHVINELFEEYAEEHLVQPTFITHHPVEVSPLAKRNPDNPRITNRFEAFVNTWEIANAFSELNDPIDQRQRFIEQLKQREAGDDEAHMMDTDFLNALEVGLPPTGGLGIGIDRLIMILTNQSSIRDVILFPTMKPIENK